A genomic stretch from Myripristis murdjan chromosome 12, fMyrMur1.1, whole genome shotgun sequence includes:
- the fbp1b gene encoding fructose-1,6-bisphosphatase 1b, which yields MSDKGAFDTNVLTLTRFVLEEGRKAHGTGELTNLLNSICTAVKAISTAVRKAGIANLYGIAGSTNVTGDQVKKLDVLSNDLVINMIKSSFTSCVLVSEEDEKAIIVEPEKRGKYIVCFDPLDGSSNIDCLVSIGTIFAIYRKTTDDEPNEKDALQSGRKIVAAGYALYGSATMMVLSTGQGVNCFMLDPSIGEFILVDRDVRIKKKGKIYSLNEGYAQHFNPDVTEYLKKKKFPEDGSAPYGSRYVGSMVADVHRTLVYGGIFLYPANEKSPKGKLRLLYECNPMAFIMEQAGGMATTGSMNVLDIQPTNIHQRVPVVLGSPDDVQEYISIFKKHAK from the exons ATGTCTGACAAAGGAGCCTTTGATACCAATGTGTTGACCCTCACCAGGTTTGTTCTGGAGGAGGGCAGGAAGGCCCAtggaacaggtgagctgaccAACCTGCTCAACTCCATCTGCACGGCTGTCAAGGCTATCTCCACCGCCGTGAGGAAGGCTGGCATTGCAAACCT ATATGGCATTGCTGGAAGCACCAACGTGACAGGCGACCAGGTGAAGAAGCTGGATGTGCTGTCCAACGACCTGGTCATCAACATGATCAagtcctccttcacctcctgcGTGCTGGTGTCAGAGGAGGACGAGAAGGCCATTATTGTGGAGCCAGAAAAACgg GGTAAATACATTGTGTGTTTCGATCCACTGGACGGCTCCTCCAACATTGACTGTCTAGTGTCGATTGGAACGATCTTCGCCATCTACAGAAAG ACCACAGATGATGAACCGAACGAAAAAGATGCTCTGCAGTCTGGAAGAAAGATTGTGGCTGCGGGTTATGCTTTGTATGGCAGTGCCACCATGATGGTCCTTTCCACCGGCCAAGGAGTCAACTGCTTCATGCTTGACCCA TCCATTGGTGAGTTCATCCTGGTGGATCGAGATGTGAGGATTAAGAAGAAAGGGAAGATCTACAGCTTGAATGAAGGATATGCACAGCATTTCAATCCGGATGTGACAGAATACCTCAAGAAGAAGAAATTCCCAGAG GATGGCTCTGCCCCATATGGAAGCCGATATGTTGGTTCAATGGTGGCTGATGTTCACCGTACATTGGTGTACGGAGGAATCTTCCTGTATCCTGCCAATGAAAAGAGCCCCAAGGGGAAG TTAAGGCTGCTGTATGAGTGCAACCCCATGGCATTCATCATGGAGCAGGCCGGAGGCATGGCCACGACTGGATCCATGAATGTTCTGGACATCCAGCCCACCAATATCCACCAGCGGGTCCCGGTGGTCCTGGGCTCCCCTGATGACGTTCAGGAATACATCTCCATCTTCAAGAAGCATGCTAAATGA